A region of the Candidatus Bathyarchaeota archaeon genome:
AGCTGCCTCTTGAATATTGACATCCGGGTTAGTATCCGGCCCACCCTCTCAGGGGTCCAGTACCTCTGGAACCAGGTCTCATGGTACTCGCCACGTTCTTCGAGTTCGGCCATTATGTGGTCGAGGAGGTTTGAGGGCTTGAACTCCACAGCCGGCTCGGCGTCCGGGAGCCTCGGGGAGGATTCCAGCAGCCTCTTCATGGCTGCGATGAGGAGGCGCTCCTCCCGATACTGGAAGAGGCTCTTGATGGCGAGCAGCTCCTCGGCATACCCCAGGACATTCCTGTAAACCTCCTCCCCAACCAGCCTGGCGATGGTGAGGATGGGATGCCAGACCTCCCACTCATGCCCCCGAAGCGGGAGACCTGACCTCCTAACCACCTCCAAGGCTTCTAGGGCCCTGAGGAGCCTGAGGAGATATAGACTGTCCCTGAGTTCTGAGAAGTCCAGGGATTCGGGATCTCTTCCGGAGGGGTCTTGTCGACCCTCGGGACCTTGAGGCCGCGCTTGAAGGCTGTTCGGATGAGCCTCTAGGCCTCTCTTCCCAAGAGGCTCTCGTCTATGCCTAGGGTTGGCCTGAAGGCCTCCGCAGTCCTGTAAAGCGAAGCTTCTGAGGGGTCTGTGGCCACGAACCCATGCCTTGAGAGGTAGACGGCTGTCAGCATCAATCGGCTCTTCCCCGAGCCCTGGCTCCCATAGATGTATAGGAAGGGATAGGCCGAGAAGAGCTCAGCGAAGTAGGTTCCCAGGACCCAGCATGAGATCACATCATAAAGCCTAGGATCCCAAGGAAAGCTGACAAACCTCTCCAGGCAGCTCCTCACAGCGGTGAAGGCCAAGGTCCATGTTGGGGGCTCCGTTCCATCTAAGAACCCCCGGACTGCCTGGAGGCTCATGAGGGTCTCTAGGGTTCCAGCGTACTGGCTCTTCAGCTCAAGGTGGATGGGGCGGCCATCAACCTCAAGCCTTCTGATCATCCTTAATGGCTTTGCCAGCCTATCGGGATTCACTTCATCCTTCGAGCATGTCCAGATGAGGAGTGGTTCTACGGCCTCGTAGCTCTTCACTTTCTCCTTACCTCCGAGGTTTGAGGAGATCTTCACTACTTGGGCGTGGGCGTATGTGAGCTCCCCAACCAGCAGGCTGTCCCTGTACCTGAAGTAGAGCTGGGAGGCTGGAACTCTCAACCCCTCATCCTCATTGAAGGTCACCCTCAGCTCCTCCTCCTCGAAGGATAGAGGCTTCAGCCTCGGCCTAGCCCAGCCTCTATATTCGATGAGGAGGCCCAACACCTCCTTGGGCTTGACCCCTAGGGCCTCGACTATGGCTGGAACCTTTGGGAGGAGGTCCACATCCCTTATCGGGCCATAGCTTCGATCCTCATTTGTGAATTGGAGGCTCCAGTCCCCCAGCACCATAAGGGTGCAGCCTCCACCCCTGAACTCAGCCCTCACCCCAACGGCCATCGGAGGCCTCCTACCTCAACATCTTCGGGTGCAGATTCTTCACGAATCTGCATGGGATCCCCATGGAGTTCCAGGCGTTTTGAGGCCTCTGTTATGGCTTCATCCTCCTCTGCTGCGGAGACTATGCAGCTTATCCTCTGCCTCTCTAGGATGCTTAGGAGCTGAATTGCCTCCTCCACTATGAACTCCCGGTCTACTATGGCCTCCACCTTCCAGTCCACCTTGACCTCCCTATTCATCTCCCCTCTCCCTTCCCGGCTCTTCATCCCGCTTCACGAGGAATAGGATCCAGGTTCCTCCCAAGTGGGCGATGTAGTTTCCCCCATCCTCCTCCAGTTTTGGTTCGGGGAGGATTAGGTCGGCGGAAAGCCTCAGGGCTAGGTGCCTCCACTCCTGTCTGGAGAACTCTAGGACTGGGTCGAAATCAGGGAGCTTGATGAACCTCATCTCAGGGGCCTCCTCTGAATGAATCGCCGGTCGCCGCTGAGCCTGTACTCGAAGGGCTTATAAAACATTATATGAATAGAAAAAAATCAAAACAAGAACAATTTCAAATATACTCAGTGATGCTAAAAGTCAAATACAAAGGAAAAATAAGAAAGAAGCAAAAGTGCATGAGACGAGATATACAGATTTAATTGGGTATATGGATTTTCCGAATGATTACATAGAAATCATCAAAGAGAAATGGGAAATTTTTGAACCAATGTTCCAATATAAAAGTAGAGTTATTGATGATTTGAAAGTTTTAGAACCATTGAGACATCACCGGGGTCCTCCAAATCCTCAAACTCCACAGCGGGGAGAAAAATTTCTTTAGTACCCAACAGTTGGGATGACCGATCAGACTAAGAAAACATCCCAATTCAAGAAACAGGCTGAGAATCAAACCCCTTTCAACCTCCCAACGGTTGGGACTGGTAGGAAGGCTCTATACCTTCACCTAGAGGAGAAGCTGCTGCTGAAACATCTTAGTGGAAGCGGTTGGGCTTTGCAGCTCCTAGAGGGCTCTTGATGGGGGAGTAGGGGTCGATATTTTAAACTCTATCCAAAAGGAGGGTTTATGACCTCCCCTAGGAGCCTCTCGATTATTATGGGCGGTCTTGAGGATGGGAAGCCCTTCCTCGGGATAAACATCAGCCCTCTCTCTGATGCTTTCGTCCTGACCCTGCAGGGGTCTCATAAGATTGTGGATGAGTTGATATGAGTGTGGAGAAGGGGGTTTTATCCTCGTCTTGAGAGTTGGAGGATGGCCTCTATGATGGCTTTAGATACCTCGGTTGCTCTTATCCGGCCCCCCCTCTCCTCTGTCAGCCAGCTCCTCCTCAGCTCTTCGTATGCCTCCCTTCCATAGTCTCTGATGAACTGATCCTTATCGACGCCCTCCCCTCCTGAGGCGATGACGGCGTCTAGGGCCTCCCCATATCTCCTGACCTCATACTTCCAGTCCACGGGAAGTGCAGGTAGGTGAACCTCTTCCCTAAAGCTCTCGTGGATGTAGTATACAGGAGCCCTGGCTATGAACCCTAGGACTGAGGCTAGGGCAACCTCAGGCTTGAAGCCTCCTGTTGCACATATCCTGGCATCCCGGTGGTGGGTTAGGATGCGGGCAAGCTCCCTCACAAGGTTCGCCAGACCCCTCTGGAAGCCCTCAGGGCTGTGGAGACCCTGGATCTCTATAGGCTCAGCCACCTGAACCCCCTTATCCCTTAGATACCTCATGAGGGATGCGGCACAGCACCTGCCGAGGCTCGTGTCCGTATGGATCAGGTATACCAGGGAGGCCTCATCCAAGTATCGGGTGAGGGCGTTCAGCTCGGCGCTGGCTTCTCTGATCCTCCCCTCTTCATCCCTTTTCTGTAGATATTTTGTCAGCTCCTTGATGTACTGGGCTCTTTCAGCCTCCCTCATCCCCTGAAGCCTCCCCTCGATCTCAAACTCTGGAATCCGCTGACCAGTTCGATCCCTCTCAAAGTTGGATGCCAGAGAGGCGCCGACAGTCACGATATGAACATAACCCATAATGCATCACACACCTTCACGCCTAATGAACATCTAGACACCCAATATTTAAAACGTGCATCAGCCCCTCAAAACTTCTCCAATTTTTGACCTCTAAAGGAGTCATTGAATCTATTTTTATGTGAGGCAGAGCTTTAGAAATGCTGTGTTAGTTTCTGTCTTCTCTTCCCTTAAGGAGTCATTGAATCCGATACCTTTTGTGCGGTCTTTTGGGTGGAGGGGCTTAAAATTGGCCTTTGTGGGAGGGGTCGTTCGATTATCGGTGGATTGCATAACCCTTTATAAAGATAATCGAAAGTCCCCCTGCCTATGTCGTTAGCCGGGCAGAGTTTGGGGGCGTTGTGCTCCTAATGCTCGGCTAACCCATGGCCTGAGAGGCTGGTGAAGCGCCTACATTTCTTCTCCTCCTGAGCGGGCTGGCTCTACGATGAGATGCCCGCAGCCGTGGGGCTTGTAGCCACCCATAGAGTAGTGCTCTAGGGAGGCTAGGGCGAGTGCCAGCGTCTCATCCTTCTCCCCGCATTCGAACTGGAAAACGGAGCCGGATGACAAGGCTGCCTCTATCCGCCTCCTCCTCTGCTCTTTCAGGGACCAGCCGCTGAATGCCTCGTAAGAGATCCTCCTCCCGGTCAGCCTTAGCTCGGGTAGCTTGGGTTTCCCTTCCTGGAAGATCAAGGTGTAGGCCCTCCTAGCTCCCTCCAATAGGGTTCCAGGCTCGAGTAGCTGGCCGTCAAGCAGGAGGGGTGAGAGGAGCCTTACTGAAAAGGATCTCGTGTCGATCAACTCAGCCCTCTCCCTCACCTCCTCCTCTGATACTGCACTCACCTGGAGGTTCTCCACCCTCACCTTGCCGAAGCCCCTAGATTTTCCGCCGCCGATCCCCTCATCTGGCAACCCCTTCACTAGGGCCTCTTCGACGATCTTAAGCTCGCCCTCCAATCTCCGATGGATCAGCAGTTCTAATGCAAACTTGGAGCCCCTCTCAACAACCTCGATAGTGTGCAGCGTCCCCACGGCCTCCTCCCCTCCGGGAATCTGGGCGGCGGAGCCCCTCTCCCGGTCGAGGGCTGTCATCGTGATCCTCGACATCCCGATGGGTGAGGTTATTAGGTGGCCGCAGGATTTGCAGCGGAAGCCTCTGTAGGGCTTTATGGAGCCATCGCATCCACACTTCTCCGGTGGGGTGAAGGAGTCATAGACCCTTCCACATTGAGGTCTCCTACAGGTGTAGATGGTCTTCGCCGAGGGATAGTAGACCCCACCGCAGGCTAGATGCAGAGGATAGGCATACCTGAAGAAGAGGTTGGAAGCTCTTCCAAACTCCTCCCCGAAGAGCCTAACATATAGGCACTCATCGAAGTGGCTGCACATCTCATGCTCAATCATAGGTTTATCGAGCCTACAAGCGGATCTCAGGATAACTGTGCCGACCGCCCCACGGATCGTGGAGCCGGGGATGTAGGGGCGACTGTGCTTGATAACGCCTGTCCTCACCCCCGAGCCTATGTGTAATGGTGTCTCGGCGGTCAGCGTGGCCGTGATTCTATAAAGGGATATACCCATTTTAGAATCCGCCTTTCTCCCTCAGCCATCCCCTGAGCCCTTCGCCCTCAAGAACCCTCTCCTCCTCCTCTCCGAGATAGTACTTCGCTGACCTTATGTGGGTCTTCTCCAGCCACATCCTCACCTTACCGAACCCCCTCGTGGAGGAGCCTCCAAGGGCTGAGTCCTCAACCGACTTAAGGGATGCCAGTAGGAGCTTGAGCTCCTCATCCGTAAGGTTCTCAGCCACGATCTCAAGGTTGAAGGTGGTTCCAGCGGGCACAGCCTCTATGGTGTATAGGGCTCTACCCATAACCGTGCCTAATGTGCGGTCTATGGCGATGCCAGTCCTCTCTAACAGCTGCTCAACCCTCACGGTGGGATATGCGTCTCTGAACCTGACCTTACTGGCAACGGAGATGGATCCAGCTGTCCCGAAGATCCTGCAGACTATGCAGAACTCCTCTACGCTCCTCTTCCGGGTTCCACACATGGTTTTTACATTGGGTGGATTGCAGACCTCCATCCCCTTAGCTCGGGCTATCCGCTCCGCCTCGGCTCGGGTCCTACCCTTAAGGGAGGAGCCTGGTATGTAGGGCTGGCCTGCGGGGTCTCTGAGTATCGGCATATCCACCTCGCCCACCTCGACCTCGGGCCTGCCCGAGCCTATATGTAGAGGAGTCACCGCCTCAAGCTTACCGAGAAGCAGGATCCTTTCCTGCAGTTTTTCAAAAACCATCCTCTCACCTCCTTTAAGCCTGTTCAATCCAAACCCTGAAGCTCAACCTCGCAGCCTCAGGGATCTTCCTCTTGATCCTCTCAGAGATCTCCAAGGCCAGAGGCCTCGGATCCTCCCGGAAGCTCTCTAGCCTTACGGCTAGGGTTATGGTTTCCCTCTCGGTTCTCACCTCCACTCCCCTGAAGCCATACCTCTCAGTCAGCTCCCTCACGATGGGCTCCGCATCCTCCTCCAATTTGAGGAGGGGGAGCTTCTCATGATAGTCGTACAGCATCACACCATACATGAGAACCCTCTGGAGAGGAGCCCAATCCTCTCCAAGCTTCTCGATGAGCCTCAGCAGCCAGGGCCCGACTGAGGAGTAGCCGGACACCCCCCTACCTATCTGCTGCTGGATGAAGGCCTGCACAAAGGCCAGCGGCCTTGTCTTGGTCAGGCGATAAATGGTTGTGAGCTGCTTTGAGGCCAACCCTCTACTGACGGCTATCCTAGCTAGCTCCTCGCCCAGCTCCTTAAGCTCCCTCTCGCTATACACCCTCTCCACCCCCTCTCCTAAATGCGTTGTAGACAAGAAATGCGTTGTGGAGGAGGCCTGAGTTCATATACTCCAAAAGCCTTCTCCCAGCGCTCCACGGGATCACATCCCTGCCGACCAGATACTTCACGAAGGCCTCCGCCATGTGCGGGTTGCCACCCTCTTGACTTGGCCTAGAGAGGGTGGCCATCCTCCTGATCTGGCTCATGGGGAGGCCTCGCCCCTGAAGGTAGTCCACCACCCCCAACAGCTCCCTGAGCTCATCCCAGGTATAGGGGCTGATCTCCTGGAGGGCGTCATCTGTTATGCCTGTGCTGCCTATTATCGCGAAGGCCACCGAGTTCTTCCCCTCCCTCCCCTTGGCACTCCGTAGGAGGCTTTGGGATGCCTCCAGCCCCACATATACCGGGAGCTTGTATTGGAAGATGGACACCCCGGCCGAGATGGAGCACTCCTCCACCATGCCCTCCCTGAAACACGAGGCCGCCCGCCTCGCCGCCTCTAGGGCGTTCTCCCCTGGGAGTATGGCTAGCAGGTCGTCCCCGCCCGCATAGAGGCAGATGCCCCCTAACTCATCGACGACCCTGCGGAGGCTCATCTCGCAAGTCTCATGGATCAGGGTGCTTATGGCCGCGAGCCTTGAAGGGGCGGACTCCTTCCCAAACTCCTTGAGCTTGCCGCCTTCAAGAACCCTCCCCATATCATCTCCATCCATCCTCAGTACCGCAACGAACCCGGTCTTCTCTCCCAGGTAATCCAGCTCCGCCCTCTCTCCAAGCCTTCGCCCCTCCTCCCTCAGCCTCCAGCAGGCATCGCATAGGAGCTCAGGCCTTGGAGGGAGGGCGGGCAGCATCTTCGTAGGGTCTTCGTATCTTCCAGGCCTGGCTCTGCAGACATCGCATGGCGTCTCATCCTCCTCTAATGGTGAAGGCATGGGCTCGGGCCTCATGAGCTTCTTCTCCCTCATCTTCCTTCTGCAGCTCTCCCAGAGTTTTCCGAAGCTCTGTACAGCCTCTCCATCAGCCTCAACATGGCTTGTGGTGATGGTCACCTCCCCCTGGGTTAGGTCCTCGAAGGTCCTCTTAGCCTCTGAGGCGATCTTATCCGCCAGCTGCCGTGGAGAGAGGGCTAGGAAGCTCCCGCCCCCCACATATATCAGACATTCAGGTCCCAGCATCCTCTCAATCATCATGCCTGCAGCCCTCGTGGCATCGCTTATCTTCCTGCTCCTCGCGCTCAGGTCTGGGAGCCTGAGAGACCTGTTAACATAATCAGACACCCTATCGGCGTCCCCGCTCACGAGGGCGAAGGTGTAGTCTCTAGGCTCGTCGCCCCTATAACCCCCGCTGAGCGAGATGCAGGTGGTGAAGGCTGCGGTGAGCTTCAGGTGGTCCCATAGGGAGACATCGTTGATCGGAGGCCTTGTATCAGCTGGTATGAGCCTCAACCT
Encoded here:
- a CDS encoding CRISPR-associated RAMP protein, with product MVFEKLQERILLLGKLEAVTPLHIGSGRPEVEVGEVDMPILRDPAGQPYIPGSSLKGRTRAEAERIARAKGMEVCNPPNVKTMCGTRKRSVEEFCIVCRIFGTAGSISVASKVRFRDAYPTVRVEQLLERTGIAIDRTLGTVMGRALYTIEAVPAGTTFNLEIVAENLTDEELKLLLASLKSVEDSALGGSSTRGFGKVRMWLEKTHIRSAKYYLGEEEERVLEGEGLRGWLREKGGF
- the cas10 gene encoding type III-B CRISPR-associated protein Cas10/Cmr2, producing the protein MGFLESGDLRGLEALRICAILHDIGKPISWAMRRPWSEHIYYTHELLRRTLGEDYANTAMRHHSGASYPSKYHPQTEDERIIWLSDNLASGADRREMPEAGGYLPTLPIRLSHILSRGERVRVEHDEPSLQLAAGEAEGLLIKAAGCPDEAAIYRSLFYGLRGSRLRLIPADTRPPINDVSLWDHLKLTAAFTTCISLSGGYRGDEPRDYTFALVSGDADRVSDYVNRSLRLPDLSARSRKISDATRAAGMMIERMLGPECLIYVGGGSFLALSPRQLADKIASEAKRTFEDLTQGEVTITTSHVEADGEAVQSFGKLWESCRRKMREKKLMRPEPMPSPLEEDETPCDVCRARPGRYEDPTKMLPALPPRPELLCDACWRLREEGRRLGERAELDYLGEKTGFVAVLRMDGDDMGRVLEGGKLKEFGKESAPSRLAAISTLIHETCEMSLRRVVDELGGICLYAGGDDLLAILPGENALEAARRAASCFREGMVEECSISAGVSIFQYKLPVYVGLEASQSLLRSAKGREGKNSVAFAIIGSTGITDDALQEISPYTWDELRELLGVVDYLQGRGLPMSQIRRMATLSRPSQEGGNPHMAEAFVKYLVGRDVIPWSAGRRLLEYMNSGLLHNAFLVYNAFRRGGGEGV
- a CDS encoding putative CRISPR-associated protein — translated: MGYVHIVTVGASLASNFERDRTGQRIPEFEIEGRLQGMREAERAQYIKELTKYLQKRDEEGRIREASAELNALTRYLDEASLVYLIHTDTSLGRCCAASLMRYLRDKGVQVAEPIEIQGLHSPEGFQRGLANLVRELARILTHHRDARICATGGFKPEVALASVLGFIARAPVYYIHESFREEVHLPALPVDWKYEVRRYGEALDAVIASGGEGVDKDQFIRDYGREAYEELRRSWLTEERGGRIRATEVSKAIIEAILQLSRRG